The genomic window GTTGCGGCGCAGCGCCTGGCCGGCCGGCACCTTCCCGTAAGCGGCCAGGGTGATGGACAGCGGGCCGCGCGTGGTATCGCCGCCGACCAGGTCCACGTCGAACTGGCCGGCCAGTTCGAACAGCCCCTGCGCGAAACGCGCCAGCCAGTCGCGGCTGGGCTCGGGCAGGGTGAGCGCCAGCGTGAAGCCCAGCGGTTCGGCACCCATGGCGGCCAGGTCGCTGAGGTTCACGGCCAGCGACTTCCAGCCGACGTCCTCGGGCGCTGCATCGGCGGGGAAATG from Nevskiales bacterium includes these protein-coding regions:
- a CDS encoding AIR synthase related protein, yielding MLGEFDIIREFFTRPARRAESALGVGDDAALLRVPAGQELALTMDTLVAGRHFPADAAPEDVGWKSLAVNLSDLAAMGAEPLGFTLALTLPEPSRDWLARFAQGLFELAGQFDVDLVGGDTTRGPLSITLAAYGKVPAGQALRRN